Within Desulfobacter sp., the genomic segment AAGGCGGTCAAAGGGCGCACATATAACATTCGCAAAAGCCAAATCCTATGTTAACAAACACTTTCAGCATGGAATAACCCGAAAACTTGTTGCCGCGGAACTCGGCTTAAACCAGGATTATTTAAATGCGTTATTCTGCCGGTTTTCCGGCCTCAGCTTTACCCAATATCTTCTGAAAATCAAGCTGGAGAAAGCAAGCGAGCTTCTACACGATGCGCACCTGTCCATTTCACAGGTTGCCAAGCTATCCGGTTTTAACTCAAACACATACTTCGGGCGCCAGTTTAAAATGCATTACAAGATGACACCGTTGAATTATAGAAAAACATTGAATAGACCATAGGCAGGATGCCATCCCCCCGCTTTTTGCGTCATACGGGTGACCTGCCGGGAAAGGGATCACCACCATTGAGAGGGTATGTTTCCATATCGCAACGTTTATCAGAAAGAGGATGATTCCATGTGGCGCCTGCCGGGGGGATCAATCGTCCTTATACAGGATTTCCCGGACCGCGTCATCCAGGTTCCGGGATGAAATCTGCCGGATTTTTATCCCGGCACTGGACAGCACGTATCCCGGCCCTTTGTGAGAGACATCTTCCTTGATCCCCACATGGGTGACTTTTTGGGCGGCCAGCCATTCCGCCACACGGAGCCCTTTTGCGGTCATGACGTTGCAATGGGGATTCTCGATGACGGTTTTTGAATCCGTGGTCTGATTGTTCCTGTTAATATGAACCCGGGCAAAGTAAGGGGCCTCCCCGAAGTGGGGGCTGATATGACCGCTCTGGTCGGACAAGGGCAGGGCCACAATGTCATGGGTTCGGACCTTTGGCTCATAATGGATAATGATTTTCTCAATATTGGGGATCTGGCTTGAGATCCGGTTTTCGATTGTTTCACTGATCCGATGCGCCTCTTCAAGCTCTCCGATATTTAAGGTGATGGTTGCCTGGATAAACCGATACCGTCCGGCATTGCGCCCGATAAGGGATTTGATTTCATCCACGGCCGGTTCCTGGCGGATCAGGCTGCTGATGTTATCAAGGGTGGAAAAATCGATGGATGCATCCAGCAAAACCCTCATGCCGTCAGAGAGCAGGTCCCAGCC encodes:
- a CDS encoding cation diffusion facilitator family transporter, coding for MKKTDDTHQIFRIAGLAFLLNLVLAVIKAALAIYTDSLAITASAIDSGTDAVASLVIYGGIRLSARKTRSFPLGLYKLENLASVTISLFIFIAGYEIVKQIFSSSDSPPHITPVSIFLLIASTLAIFLFGQYALHVGKRTQSPALIAEGRHRQVDVLSSIVVLVSVLFSYFDLQIDVMGISIDRLGAALIIIFIARAGWDLLSDGMRVLLDASIDFSTLDNISSLIRQEPAVDEIKSLIGRNAGRYRFIQATITLNIGELEEAHRISETIENRISSQIPNIEKIIIHYEPKVRTHDIVALPLSDQSGHISPHFGEAPYFARVHINRNNQTTDSKTVIENPHCNVMTAKGLRVAEWLAAQKVTHVGIKEDVSHKGPGYVLSSAGIKIRQISSRNLDDAVREILYKDD